Within the Roseicitreum antarcticum genome, the region GGGTAAGGTCATAAGGCGTGCTCTGGTAAATCTCATTTATCCAGTTGCCATATAACAGATGCGCGTGACTGCGCCAGCGGTTGAGCGGCACCCTCGCGGGATCGTCATCAGGGTAGTAGTTGCACGGCACCTTGACCGGCTTGCCGGAGGCGACATCGCGGTCGTATTCCTCTTTCAGCGTCGTGCTGTCGTATTCGAAATGGTTGAAGACATAAAGCGCGCGATGCGATGGGTCCTCGATCAGGCACGGCCCTGTCTGGTCGCTGCCCAGAAGGGTTGTCAGCCCGGGGGCGGCCTCGATCTCGGCCTGCCGCATTTCGGTCCAGCGGCTGACCGGGATCAGCAGATCATCCGAGAAACCCCGCAGATAGGGCGAGGCCGGGGCAAGGTTTTGATGCCTGAAACAGCCAAACGCCTTTGCGTCCAGAAGGTGCTTGCGCACCCCGTGGAAGTGATAGGCCATCGCCATGCCGCCCCAGCAAACGCCGAAGGTGGAATGCACATGGGTCTGGGTCCAGTCGAAGACCTGACGCAATTCATCCCAATAGGTCACATCGGTGAAGGGCAGATGTTCGATCGGCGCGCCGGTGATGATGAGACCGTCGAAATATTCGTCCTGCATCTCGGCAAAAGGGTGGTAGAATTCCGTCATGTGTT harbors:
- the metA gene encoding homoserine O-acetyltransferase MetA; protein product: MPITLPATLPAYDVLNTEGVMVMADDKAARQDIRPLRIALLNLMPKKIQTETQFARLIGATPLQINLSLIRMTEHETRNTAAEHMTEFYHPFAEMQDEYFDGLIITGAPIEHLPFTDVTYWDELRQVFDWTQTHVHSTFGVCWGGMAMAYHFHGVRKHLLDAKAFGCFRHQNLAPASPYLRGFSDDLLIPVSRWTEMRQAEIEAAPGLTTLLGSDQTGPCLIEDPSHRALYVFNHFEYDSTTLKEEYDRDVASGKPVKVPCNYYPDDDPARVPLNRWRSHAHLLYGNWINEIYQSTPYDLTQIGK